Proteins encoded within one genomic window of Nomia melanderi isolate GNS246 chromosome 8, iyNomMela1, whole genome shotgun sequence:
- the LOC116427327 gene encoding solute carrier family 35 member G1 produces the protein MKMKFSIASTTSYNSIHPAYQYTEQFANNAETYQESTKWFGVFLAFLSGTFFTVSSSLVKAIQNVDPMVLLGIRAILQMLVMAGVAIKASKSIFGPKDQRLLLHFQGIVGGATLSLLYYSFRELPIGDATTIIFSSPVIVIALSFIFLKEPCGVLRVMVMCALFAGVVFVSKPPFVFQTHRTEPYNLIGYLCAILATFFTALNIVIMRKCSEIHYSTIIFNLSWWSLLTAISFFFIVSEHHVQKLKLPTDWFTWAKILSVALTGLSGQVLVTNALKIEGAGKVSVTRSLDIILAYIVQVYFFGDQPSSTSIIGAFLIIVSVVCMGFEKEIYSVCDFIP, from the exons ATGAAGATGAAGTTCAGTATTGCGTCTACCACTTCTTACAATAGTATACATCCAGCATATCAATATACGGAACAATTTGCTAACAACGCCGAAACGTATCAAGAAAGTACCAAATGGTTTGGTGTATTTTTGGCATTTCTCTCAGGTACATTTTTCACAGTTAGTTCCTCGTTAGTCAAAGCTATCCAAAATGTAGACCCCATGGTACTGTTGGGTATCAGAGCTATTTTACAAATGCTAGTCATGGCTGGTGTAGCAATTAAAGCTTCCAAAAGTATTTTTGGTCCCAAGGATCAAAGACTACTCCTACATTTTCAG GGAATAGTAGGAGGTGCTACCTTATCGCTGCTTTATTATAGTTTCCGAGAATTACCCATAGGAGATGCCACGACTATTATATTTAGCTCTCCGGTTATTGTTATAgcattatcttttattttcttaaaagaaCCATGCGGTGTATTACGTGTAATGGTCATGTGTGCACTTTTTGCGGGCGTGGTTTTTGTATCGAAACCACCATTTGTGTTTCAG ACACACAGAACTGAACCGTACAATCTGATAGGATATCTGTGTGCTATCCTAGCAACATTCTTCACAGCTCTGAATATAGTTATTATGAGAAAGTGTTCAGAAATTCATTATTCTACGATAATCTTCAACTTATCTTGGTGGTCTCTGCTGACAGCAATATCCTTTTTCTTTATTGTGTCGGAGCATCATGTACAAAAACTTAAGCTACCTACCGATTGGTTTACTTGGGCTAAAATATTATCAGTGGCACTCACTGGATTATCTGGTCAAGTTTTAGTAACTAACGCGTTAAAAATAGAAGGTGCAGGCAAAGTATCAGTGACTAGATCCTTAGATATCATACTGGCCTATATAGTGCAAGTATACTTTTTTGGAGACCAACCTTCGTCTACAAGTATTATCGGAGCATTTTTAATTATAGTCTCTGTCGTATGCATGGGATTTGAAAAAGAGATTTATAGTGTTTGCGATTTTATTCCCTAG
- the LOC116427328 gene encoding ester hydrolase C11orf54 homolog, with protein sequence MATLDVAGLNIVKKELHVPSLNEVKDVLKEGLAKNFSEFCVEVVDCPDLTQKPFTLAAPGLRGNPTVLEIGGPPFLLPLVQRNKLYDIQQLLKHLKCCNNPFVIGAGAGPWPHINSNCELMMNMTISTSEVKNESRIASVDKSNEKCVLQTLPNDETRLALLANLFASEGKPGQVLKVYAKKRTGNDDFIASMQKALAQHYKNNLVGLGGTFLMNDGKVKQHVMSDFSTVPLDTETKLNNWLRFYNMSTPLVAVGTFVSSESDVDLRVQHFHSFSHHGEGGHYHIDTTPETIEYLGYFNLGTALYRVDQPTTALQFGKD encoded by the exons ATGGCTACTTTGGACGTGGCTGGACTGAATATCGTGAAAAAGGAACTGCATGTACCTTCACTCAATGAAGTAAAAGATG TGTTGAAAGAAGGCTTAGCTAAAAATTTCTCAGAGTTCTGTGTTGAAGTTGTCGACTGTCCAGACTTAACGCAAAAACCTTTTACGCTTGCTGCACCAG GATTGCGAGGTAATCCAACGGTATTGGAAATCGGTGGTCcaccttttcttcttcctcttgtacaaagaaataaattgtacgATATCCAACAGCTCTTGAAGCATTTAAAATGTTGCAACAACCCTTTTGTAATTGGAGCAGGAGCTGGACCATGGCCACACATAAATTCCAATTGTGAG CTTATGATGAATATGACTATTTCAACCTCCGAAGTAAAAAATGAAAGTCGTATCGCATCTGTTgataaatcaaatgaaaaatgtgtatTACAAACCTTGCCTAATGATGAAACAAGATTAGCTTTATTGGCCAATCTATTTGCTAGCGAAGGAAAACCAGGACAAGTGCTGAAAGTGTATGCCAAGAAACGTACTGGCAATGATGATTTCATTGCATCCATGCAAAAAGCACTTGcacaacattataaaaataatcttgTTG GATTGGGAGGAACATTTTTAATGAACGATGGAAAAGTTAAACAGCACGTTATGTCTGACTTTTCTACAGTTCCACTCGACACGGAAACAAAACTTAATAACTGGTTACGATTTTACAATATGTCAACACCCCTTGTAGCTGTTGGAACATTTGTCAGTTCTGAAAGT GATGTCGATCTTCGCGTCCAACATTTCCACAGCTTTTCTCATCACGGCGAAGGAGGTCATTATCATATCGATACGACTCcagaaactattgaatatttagGATACTTTAACTTGGGTACCGCGTTATATCGCGTAGACCAACCAACGACTGCTCTGCAATTTGGAAAGGACTGA